The sequence below is a genomic window from Leisingera sp. M658.
AAAGCACCGCCTATGTGTTCCGCGATGCCGAACACGCCGCCGCGCTGTTCAATCTGCAGGAAGTCGGTTTCATCTATTCGCGCCTGACCAACCCCACTGTCGCGGTGCTGCAGGAACGTCTGGCAACACTGGAAGGCGGCGTTGGTGCGGTCTGCTGTTCGTCGGGCCACGCAGCGCAGATCATGGCGCTGTTCCCGTTGATGGCACCGGGCTGCAACGTGGTCGCCTCGACCCGGCTTTACGGCGGTACCATCACTCAGTTCAGCCAGACCATCAAACGCTTTGGCTGGTCGGCCAAATTCGTCGACACCGACGATCTGGACGCTGTGAACGCGGCGATCGACGAAAACACCCGCGCGGTATTCTGCGAATCCATCGCCAACCCCGGCGGCTATGTGACCGACATCCGCGCCCTGGCGGATATCACCGATGGCGCAGGCATCCCGCTGATTGTCGACAACACCTCAGCCACGCCTTACCTGTGCAAGCCGATTGACCACGGCGCGACGCTGGTGGTGCACTCCACCACCAAATACCTGACTGGCAACGGCACCGTAACCGGCGGCTGCGTCGTTGACAGCGGCAACTTCGATTGGTCCGCCAACGATAAGTTCCCGTCTCTGTCCGCCCCCGAGGACGCCTATCACGGCCTCAAGTTCCACGAGACCTTCGGCCCGCTCGCCTATACCTTCCACAGCATTGCCATCGGCCTGCGCGACCTTGGCATGACGATGAACCCGCAAGGGGCGCATTACACGCTGATGGGGGTTGAGACGCTGTCCCTGCGGATGCAGAAACACTGCGAGAATGCCGAGAAAATCGCCGCCTGGCTCGAGAACGACAGCCGCGTTGACTACGTGACCTATGCAGGCCTGCCCTCCTCTCCCTATTACGAGCGTGCCCAGGCCTGCTATCCCAAGGGCACCGGCGGCTTGTTCACCTTCGCCGTCAAGGGCGGCTATGAGGCCTGTATCAAACTGGTGGATGCGCTGGAGATCTTCAGCCATGTGGCCAACCTCGGCGACACCCGCTCGCTGATCATCCATTCGGCTTCGACCACCCACCGGCAGCTGTCACCCGAGCAGCAGGAAGCTGCAGGCGCCGGCCCGAACGTGGTGCGTATCTCCATCGGGATCGAGGATGCAGACGATCTGATCCGTGATCTGGACCAGGCGCTGGCCAAAGCCTGCGGCTGAGCAGGCCAACCGCCATTCAACAGAAAGGCCGGGCGCCCTGCCCGGCCTTTCCTTTTTACGCGATTTACTCGCTGCCGGGCACGGTCATATCGAAAACGACCGAGACGTTATGACTGAAGGTCAGCTCGCCGGCCTCAATCGGCATCGCGTCGCTGCGGGCCATTTCCATCGCCATCATCGGACGTCCGCCACCGCTGCCGTGTTCATTGATCGAGCGTACCGGCCCCAGCTCCATGCCCGCCGCGTCTGCCAGCTGCTGCGCCTTGCGGATTGCATCCTTGACGGCTTCACCGCGGATTTGATCGGTGACCGCAGACGGATCTGCCACCCCGAAACTCAGCCCCTGGAACTGATTGGCGCCAGCCGTCAGCACCGCATCCAGAACCGGGCCAAGCCGGTCCAGGTCGCGCACCCGCACCATCAGGGTGTTCGAGGCCTGAAAGCCGGTGATCTCACGCCGGCCGCCGCTGTCATAAGACCGGTCCTGCGACCAGACCGGATGCATTGAGATCTGCCGGGTCTGCATGTCCTCGGCGGCAATACCGCCGTCCTTCAGCCGCCCAATCACCGCGCCCATTGCGTCAGATACGGCGGCCATTGCGGCGGCGGTTTCTTCGGCCTCCTCGGTGACACCCAGCGTGATTGTCGCCAGTTCCGGCGCCAACTGCAGCGTGCTTTCGCCGTTCACGGTGATTTGGCGCAACGCCGCGGTCCCGCTTGCCGCCAGGGTCCCGGCGCTCATCGACAGCATCAGCGCGGCTGCCAGAATTTTCTTTGCCTTCATACGGAAAAGCTCCTTTTGCAATGCCTTCTAGATGGGGATGGCAAACTGCCGCCTGCAAGTCCTGGCAGACGTCTTTTCCTTTAACTCGGCAGGTTCCTGCTTTAAGGTCCGCGTCAAAACACCGGGCCCGTCAGGCGGCCCCGGGCAGTATGGATTTTGATGGTTTGACCCAAGGCATGAAACCGGCTTTTGCTCTTTCACTTTCCGCTGACGGCATTGCGCTGCTATTTCGCGCTGAAGACGGCTGGCGCAGTGTGGCCAGCACGCCGTTCAACACTGAAGACCTGCCTGCGGCACTGGCTGCAATGCGCGCGGATGCGCTGCAGCTGGCGCCCGGCGGCATCTTCTGCAAGCTGATCCTGCCCGACGATCAGATCCGCTATTTGACCGCCGAGACCGGTGATCTGCCTGCCGAGGCGCGGATTGAAGCGGCCCGGCAGGCGTTGGAAGGGGCCACGCCTTATCCGGTGGATGAGCTGGCCTTTGATATCGCCATCGAGGGCAGCCGGACCCATGTTGCGGCGGTGGCGCTGGAAACCCTGGACGAGGCCGAGACCTTTGCAGTCGAACACGGGTTCGGCCCGGTCAGTTTTGTTGCGGCGCCGGAAAACAACGGTTTTCCGGGAGAGCCGTTCTTTGGCACCACCCGGGCAATCCGCGGCACCGAGGTTGAGCCGGACGATACAGTGGTAAAGGTGATCGGGCCTGCAGCACTGCCAGTCCTCCTGACCGAAGACAACGCGGATGACCCAGCCGCCTTAGCACTGGCGGAAGACAGTGCAATACCGGCAGCAATTGCCGCTATTACGGAACCCTTGGCAGATCCAGCAGGACCGGCGGTTCTTGCTGAGGCAGAAGATATGGCTGCCGCCGCCAAACAAGCACCTGAGCGGGACAGCGCGCCGCTGGCTGCCCCCAAGGACACTCCGGTGCCGCCGTCTGCCAAGACAGCCGGGGCCGAGGAGCCTGCAAGCCTGCCACCGCTTGTTTCGCCGCCTTCTGGCGCTTCTGGCGCGCCGCTGCCAGGTGTTTCAGGCCCTCTCAGCCAAGAGGACAAGGCAGCCTCTGTTGAAAGCGTATCCGCGCCGTCCGCACAAGCCTCCGCTCCGCTGGCCACCGGGCGCCAAGTGCCAAAAGCTCCAGCAGCCGTGAAGCCGGCCGGCGCAGCAATTCCGGTCCGGAAACCTGACACCGCGGACACTCCGGCGGCCCATTTGCCAATACCGCCTGCTCCGTTGCCAACTGGTGCGGCTTCTCCTTTGCCAATTCCGCCAGCGCCGGCAGCATTGCGGGACAGCACCCCGGCAGCCGCCGCGCCCGCGGCGCCACAGTCCCCGGCCCCCGAAAAGGCCGCCAAAGGCAAGCCGCGCTACCTTGGGGTAATCCTGACAGCTGTGCTGCTGCTGTTCATGGCAACAGTTGCGGTCTGGGCAATATTTGGCGAAGGCGGATTTTTTGCCGCAGCCCCGGATCAGGATCCCGGCCTGGCACCCGCCCCTGCGGTCAGCTCCGAAGACGGGCAGCCGGAGGAAGGTCTCCCCCAGCCGGCGCGCGCGCCTGCGGCAGGCAGCCCCGGTTCAGAAACCGCCCCTGCCGCCATCGCTCCGCAGGTGAGCGTCCTGGCGGACCAGCCCGATCCCGGGCTGCAGGAGACCGGCGCAACGCCGGCAGAGGGTAAATCGCAGGAAAACACCACCCTGGCTGAGGCCGGCGGCACAGGCGTGCTCCCTTCGGTCGAGGATGAAGCCGCCGCTGATGGTGTGAAGCTGCCCGAAGAAGGCACCGGCACCGCCTTTTTGGACCCTTCCGCCCTGCAGCCTGGCGGTGCTGAGGACACCCAACCGGCCCCGGCGCCGGCTGGGTCTCTGACTGCAGAGCCGCTGGATGACTTGGCCCAGGCCGCGCGCTATGCCGCAACCGGGGTCTGGCCGGTTGCCCCCGGCCTGGGAGGCATCCCCGCCGCGCCCCGCCTGGACGAGCTTTACACGGCGTCCGTTGACCGCACTGAGATTGCCGCCGACGCGGTGGCCCTGCCGCAGCCGGAAACTTTTGCCGGGGATGACGAACCCGGCGCCGTTGCCTCTCCTGCCGCAGCAGGGTCTGCGTTTGATCTGGACGCGCGCGGGCTGGTCAAGGCCAGCCCCGAAGGCACGCTTAATCCCGATGGCATCACCGTCTACCTTGGCCGTCCGAAGAAAGTGCCGCCGCCCGCGCCGGATCGCAGCGACCCCGCCGCCGAAGCGCTGGCCGAAGAAGTGGCCCGCAATCAGGTCTTGTCGCGCAAACGCCCCAAGGCGCGGCCTGCAGATCTGGAGGAACAGGTGGAACGCGCACAGCTTGGCGGTCTCAGCCGGACAGAACTGGCCGGCATGCGCCCGCGCCAGCGCCCCGCCAGCCTGAAGCCCGCCGGGGAAGAGCAGCTGCCGGTCACAGCCCAAGCCATCGCCGCCTCGGCTGTTCCGCGTGCCAGACCCGCCAATTTCGCCAATCTGGTCGACCGCGCCCGGCGCAATCCGCAGAACCAGGTGCAGACCGCCGCTGCCGTGCCCGCCGCTGCAGCCGCGGCGGCACCCCGCATCCCGACAGCCGCATCGGTTGCCCGCCGCGCCACCGTCAGCAACGCCATCAATCTGCGCAAGCTGAACCTGATCGGAGTTTATGGCACCGCCTCGGACCGCCGCGCATTGGTCCGGCTGCCCTCGGGCAGATACAAAAAGGTGCAGGTCGGCGACCGTATCGACGGCGGCCGGGTGATTGCCATTGGTGAAAGCCGGCTGCAGTACCAGAAAGGCGGCCGCAACCGCACCCTGGAAATGCCCAAGGGATAGGATCAAGCCCTTCCCTTCCCGCAATCAACTCATAAAACTGCAGTTCCGGCGAATGGGCCTGTTGCAGGTCGTCTTGCCGCCGCACGCAAAAAGGCCGGACCCGCATGGCAGGACCGGCCTTTTCCGTTTCTCAGGTTGTTTATTCCGCGGCCTGGATCTCGCCGTTTTCGATCTGCTCGCGCTCGATCGATTCAAACAGCGCCTTGAAGTTGCCCTCGCCAAAGCCGTCATCGCCCTTGCGCTGGATGAATTCAAAGAAGATCGGCCCGATCACGGTTTTTGAGAAGATCTGCAGCAGGATCCGGGTTTCGCCGCCGTCAATCACGCCTTCTCCGTCGATCAGGATACCGTGTTTCTTCATCCGCTCCAGCGGTTCGTCATGGCCCTGCACCCGCTCTTTGGACATCTCATAATAGGCGTCGTTCGGGCCAGGCATGAACTTCAAGCCCTTTTCCGCGATTGCATCGGTGCTGGCATAAATGTCGTCCGAGCCGACCGCGATATGCTGGATGCCTTCGCCGTTGTATTTTTTCAAATATGAAACGATCTGACCTGTTTCGCCGCGGTCCTCGTTGATCGGGATCCGGATGCGGCCGCAGGGCGAGGTCAGCGCGCGGCTGAGAAGGCCGGTGAACTTGCCCTGGATGTCAAAGAAACGGATCTCCTTGAAGCTGAACAGCTCCTCGTAGAACTTGAACCACTTGTCCATGTTGCCCTTGTAGACGTTGTGAGTCAGGTGATC
It includes:
- a CDS encoding SIMPL domain-containing protein; the encoded protein is MKAKKILAAALMLSMSAGTLAASGTAALRQITVNGESTLQLAPELATITLGVTEEAEETAAAMAAVSDAMGAVIGRLKDGGIAAEDMQTRQISMHPVWSQDRSYDSGGRREITGFQASNTLMVRVRDLDRLGPVLDAVLTAGANQFQGLSFGVADPSAVTDQIRGEAVKDAIRKAQQLADAAGMELGPVRSINEHGSGGGRPMMAMEMARSDAMPIEAGELTFSHNVSVVFDMTVPGSE
- the hppD gene encoding 4-hydroxyphenylpyruvate dioxygenase, giving the protein MGPFPHNAPKSEITPENPAGTDGFEFVEFASPDPDELRALFTRMGYELTGHRKDQPLVELWQQGDVTYILNADPESFAAKFVEEHGPCAPAMGWRVADAQKAFGHAVSKGAEAYDGPGKVMDVPAIKGIGGSLIYFIDQYHDTSPYNAEFTWLKQSKPRGDGFFYLDHLTHNVYKGNMDKWFKFYEELFSFKEIRFFDIQGKFTGLLSRALTSPCGRIRIPINEDRGETGQIVSYLKKYNGEGIQHIAVGSDDIYASTDAIAEKGLKFMPGPNDAYYEMSKERVQGHDEPLERMKKHGILIDGEGVIDGGETRILLQIFSKTVIGPIFFEFIQRKGDDGFGEGNFKALFESIEREQIENGEIQAAE
- a CDS encoding O-acetylhomoserine aminocarboxypropyltransferase/cysteine synthase family protein; this encodes MTDAPTYGFDTLQIHAGAKPDPATGARQTPIYQSTAYVFRDAEHAAALFNLQEVGFIYSRLTNPTVAVLQERLATLEGGVGAVCCSSGHAAQIMALFPLMAPGCNVVASTRLYGGTITQFSQTIKRFGWSAKFVDTDDLDAVNAAIDENTRAVFCESIANPGGYVTDIRALADITDGAGIPLIVDNTSATPYLCKPIDHGATLVVHSTTKYLTGNGTVTGGCVVDSGNFDWSANDKFPSLSAPEDAYHGLKFHETFGPLAYTFHSIAIGLRDLGMTMNPQGAHYTLMGVETLSLRMQKHCENAEKIAAWLENDSRVDYVTYAGLPSSPYYERAQACYPKGTGGLFTFAVKGGYEACIKLVDALEIFSHVANLGDTRSLIIHSASTTHRQLSPEQQEAAGAGPNVVRISIGIEDADDLIRDLDQALAKACG